One genomic window of Tenacibaculum tangerinum includes the following:
- a CDS encoding M90 family metallopeptidase, with product MAYIIITILLLFIIYKILKKEKKQPKIVNIVEIPAHWYPLLEENVLFYKKLNTKDRLHFKKRIQSFLNSVEIVAVDFELEDLDILLVASSAVIPVFGFNNWMYPNLKEVIIYPDYFNDNLEFASKSKNKIIGGLVGNGMFENKMILSRRALHHGFANKTDKGNTGIHEFVHLLDKLDGTIDGIPKALLDNENLVQWLDVVHDKMEAINKDKSDIRNYGGTSKEEFFAVASEYFFERPMLLKRKHPELYKMLDDCFNID from the coding sequence ATGGCCTATATAATTATTACTATTTTACTTCTATTTATCATTTACAAGATTCTTAAAAAAGAAAAAAAGCAACCAAAGATTGTCAATATAGTTGAAATTCCAGCGCATTGGTATCCATTACTAGAAGAAAATGTGTTGTTTTACAAAAAATTGAATACCAAAGATCGGTTACATTTTAAAAAGAGAATTCAATCTTTTCTGAATAGTGTTGAAATAGTCGCGGTAGATTTTGAACTCGAAGATTTAGACATACTTTTAGTCGCTTCAAGTGCCGTTATTCCAGTATTCGGATTCAACAACTGGATGTATCCAAACCTAAAAGAAGTGATTATCTATCCCGATTATTTTAACGATAACCTTGAGTTTGCATCAAAATCTAAAAATAAAATCATTGGTGGATTGGTTGGAAACGGAATGTTTGAAAATAAAATGATTTTATCAAGAAGAGCCTTACACCATGGATTCGCTAACAAAACAGATAAAGGAAATACGGGAATTCATGAGTTTGTTCACTTGCTTGACAAATTAGACGGTACTATCGATGGAATTCCGAAAGCCTTATTAGACAATGAAAATTTGGTGCAATGGTTAGATGTGGTACATGATAAAATGGAAGCAATTAATAAAGATAAATCTGATATAAGAAACTATGGCGGAACTTCTAAAGAAGAGTTTTTTGCAGTGGCTTCCGAATATTTTTTTGAACGTCCGATGTTGTTAAAGAGAAAACATCCTGAGCTTTATAAAATGTTAGATGATTGTTTTAACATTGATTAA
- a CDS encoding RNA-binding S4 domain-containing protein translates to MRIDKYLWCIRLFKTRSIATDACKKGHVKLQGTNLKPSKEIFGDEEITVRKNQINYKIKVLDIPPNRVGAKLVDLYRKDLTPKEEFEKTELLKYSKDYYRKKGMGRPTKKDRRDIDDYYEDSNKNDVNL, encoded by the coding sequence ATGAGAATTGACAAATATTTGTGGTGCATTCGCTTATTTAAAACCCGCAGTATTGCCACAGATGCTTGTAAAAAGGGGCATGTAAAGCTACAGGGAACAAATCTCAAACCGTCAAAAGAAATCTTTGGCGATGAAGAAATTACGGTTAGAAAAAACCAAATCAACTACAAAATAAAAGTGCTCGATATACCCCCGAACCGTGTAGGTGCTAAATTGGTAGATTTATACAGAAAAGATTTAACCCCGAAAGAAGAGTTTGAAAAAACCGAATTATTAAAATATTCTAAAGATTACTATCGCAAAAAAGGAATGGGGCGTCCTACTAAGAAAGATCGCCGTGATATTGACGATTATTACGAGGATTCTAACAAAAATGATGTTAATTTGTAA
- a CDS encoding FKBP-type peptidyl-prolyl cis-trans isomerase produces MIKFKHVLCTAIVSVVLYACGSDTNPRVDDFDHEAQAVIDNDSLVVFLKNNYYNEVLDSVKPITNGETPLFEDDKLVTKEVTENDINYTLYYYVNRVGNPAEDKGFPTVMDSVYAKYRGQRIVNRDSLSRDFDKNTTWFSLNNVIRGWTYSLVEFKGGNNVTDNGPITFEDGGKGILFIPSGLAYRNRGTTNIPSNSILLFYVELWDFVEDTDDDGDGVPSMDEDIDGDGNARNDDTDKDGIPNYVDTDDDGDGVLTKDEDRNGDGNPANDFNDPDKPTVPDYLNRDIRVKSV; encoded by the coding sequence ATGATAAAATTTAAACATGTACTGTGTACAGCGATTGTAAGTGTAGTATTGTATGCCTGTGGAAGTGATACGAATCCTCGGGTGGATGATTTTGACCATGAGGCCCAAGCTGTAATTGACAACGATTCTTTGGTTGTGTTTTTAAAAAACAACTATTATAATGAAGTTCTCGACTCTGTAAAACCAATTACAAACGGTGAGACTCCTTTATTTGAAGATGATAAGTTAGTAACTAAAGAAGTAACCGAAAATGATATTAACTATACACTATATTATTACGTAAATAGAGTTGGTAATCCTGCGGAAGATAAAGGTTTTCCAACCGTAATGGATTCGGTATATGCGAAATACAGAGGGCAACGAATTGTTAATAGAGATAGTTTAAGCCGTGATTTTGATAAAAACACCACTTGGTTTTCTCTAAATAATGTAATTAGAGGCTGGACCTATAGTCTTGTTGAATTTAAAGGTGGAAACAATGTTACCGATAACGGTCCTATAACTTTTGAAGACGGAGGTAAAGGAATATTATTTATCCCTTCTGGTTTGGCTTATAGAAATAGAGGAACGACGAATATACCTTCTAATTCAATATTGTTATTTTACGTTGAATTGTGGGATTTTGTAGAAGATACTGATGATGACGGTGATGGTGTGCCTTCTATGGATGAAGATATTGATGGAGATGGGAATGCGAGGAATGATGATACTGATAAAGATGGAATACCTAATTATGTAGATACCGATGATGATGGTGATGGCGTTTTAACAAAAGATGAAGATAGAAATGGTGATGGAAATCCAGCAAATGATTTTAATGATCCAGATAAACCAACTGTTCCTGATTATTTGAATAGAGATATCAGAGTAAAATCTGTATAA